The Vibrio tarriae genome includes a window with the following:
- a CDS encoding ABC transporter ATP-binding protein, translating into MSKPHGELLVEGKNLVKDFAINSNALKQPMMRAINDVSFKMYKSRGLSVVGESGSGKSTTAKMIAKMYAPTSGVIEYKGRDIQEIVSRDDLMHYREGVQMVWQDPFGSLNPTHTIFHHIARPLLIHKKVTPGNKKELEERVYELLEQVGLIPPKATAAKYPHQLSGGQRQRVNLARNIAVGAEVVLADEPTSMLDVSIRAGVLNLMEEMKFERQMSLLYITHDIATARYIAEDLAVMYVGHMVEWGDTDEIIHDPQHPYTKLLVSAVPDPKKSIHEKLEGNKGEIPLWTPNSVGCPFAGRCLHASAKCREALPEVTQLSDNHFVRCYLFEK; encoded by the coding sequence ATGAGCAAACCACATGGCGAATTACTGGTTGAGGGAAAAAATCTGGTTAAAGATTTTGCCATCAACAGTAACGCACTCAAACAACCCATGATGCGTGCCATCAACGACGTATCATTCAAAATGTACAAAAGCCGCGGTTTATCTGTGGTGGGTGAGTCTGGCTCAGGCAAATCCACCACCGCCAAGATGATCGCCAAAATGTACGCGCCGACCTCTGGGGTTATCGAGTACAAAGGCCGTGATATTCAGGAGATCGTTTCTCGTGACGACCTGATGCATTACCGCGAAGGCGTACAGATGGTATGGCAAGATCCATTTGGCTCACTCAACCCAACCCATACCATTTTCCACCACATTGCTCGCCCGCTGCTGATCCACAAAAAGGTTACGCCGGGCAACAAAAAAGAATTGGAAGAGCGTGTTTACGAACTGCTTGAGCAAGTAGGTCTCATCCCACCGAAAGCTACGGCCGCGAAATATCCGCACCAACTTTCTGGTGGTCAGCGTCAGCGCGTTAACTTAGCACGTAACATTGCTGTTGGTGCTGAGGTTGTTCTGGCTGATGAACCCACTTCAATGCTCGATGTGTCAATCCGTGCAGGCGTACTCAACCTGATGGAAGAGATGAAGTTTGAGCGTCAAATGTCACTGCTGTACATCACGCACGACATCGCGACCGCTCGCTACATCGCTGAAGATTTAGCCGTTATGTACGTAGGACACATGGTGGAATGGGGTGATACCGATGAGATCATTCACGATCCTCAGCACCCTTACACCAAGCTGTTAGTCTCTGCGGTACCCGATCCGAAAAAGTCGATCCACGAAAAATTGGAAGGCAACAAAGGCGAGATCCCACTGTGGACACCTAACTCTGTCGGCTGCCCATTTGCAGGACGCTGTTTGCACGCTTCCGCGAAATGTCGCGAAGCCTTGCCAGAAGTCACTCAGTTGTCTGACAACCACTTTGTTCGTTGTTATCTGTTTGAAAAATAA